In Paralichthys olivaceus isolate ysfri-2021 chromosome 1, ASM2471397v2, whole genome shotgun sequence, the following are encoded in one genomic region:
- the tppp3 gene encoding tubulin polymerization-promoting protein family member 3: MADSADMEQLLAAFKKFAVHGDTKAMGKELNGKNWAKLCKDCKIIDGKNVTATDVDIVFSKVKQKTSRVITYEEFHRALQELAPKRFKGQSKEEALRSIVALVEGGEPSNAGVTKVAKTAAVDRLTDASRYTGSHKERFNESGKGKGREGREELVDNTGYVGAYKNAGTYESKMKGEK, translated from the exons ATGGCGGACAGTGCGGACATGGAGCAGCTGCTGGCGGCCTTTAAGAAGTTCGCCGTTCATGGAGACACGAAGGCGATGGGGAAGGAGCTGAACGGGAAGAACTGGGCCAAACTGTGTAAAGACTGTAAGATCATCGACGGCAAGAACGTCACCGCCACTGACGTCGATATCGTCTTCTCCAAAGTCAA acagAAGACGTCTCGCGTCATCACGTACGAGGAGTTCCACAGAGCGCTGCAGGAGTTGGCTCCAAAGAGATTCAAAGGTCAAAGTAAAGAGGAGGCGCTGCGGTCCATCGTCGCTctggtggagggaggagaacCGTCCAACGCCGGAGTGACG AAAGTGGCGAAGACGGCGGCTGTGGACCGTCTGACCGACGCGTCCCGCTACACCGGATCACACAAAGAGCGCTTCAACGAGAGCGGCAAGGGCAAAGGTCGCGAGGGCCGCGAGGAGCTCGTGGACAACACTGGCTACGTGGGAGCGTACAAGAACGCTGGGACGTACGAATCCAAGATGAAGGGAGAGAAGTAA
- the LOC109644948 gene encoding transient receptor potential cation channel subfamily M member 1 isoform X1 — translation MDRGRRGTNGSFKRSSIKRSASSGSQKVHRVWIERTFQKRECIQIIPSKDASRCSCGQLVTQHTAILPGAKEEGAPLVQLEVQTAERWSPLKHTQTSPTDSYGVIEFQGGGHVNKAMYIRVSYDSKPDSLLHLMVKDWQLELPTLLISVHGGLQNFDLPPKLKQVFGKGLIKAAVTTGAWIFTGGVSTGVIRHVGDALKDHSSKSRGKVYAIGIAPWGIIENKEDLIGRDVTRSYQTMSNPLSKLSVLNGSHSHFILSDNGTTGKYGAEVRLRRQLEKHIALQKINTRLGQGVPVVCLILEGGPNVISIVLESLKEDPPVPVVICDGSGRASDIISFAHRYCEEDGLVSDSVKDQLLVTIQKTFNYSRSQAQQIFLMVMECMKKRALITVFRMGSEGQQDIEMSILTALLKGTNASASDQLSLALAWNRVDIARSQIFVYGHHWPVSPLVCLTGLSTILFTCLSSDLSTCLSVFVFVFVAVYSFFSLALCDSLSLLRFFLSSVQPVRVGDRPKSPVAQRGGGGAGGGGGGKGKARAKKGKGGKTKVEPPEETDPRKLELLSWVNSLEQAMMDALVLDRVDFVKLLIENGVNIHHFLTIPRLEELYNTKLGPANTLHFVVRDVKKGNLPPDYQITLIDIGLVLEFLMGGAYRCKYTRKSFRTLYNNLYGLKRPKALKLLGMEDDEPRSKGKGKKNKKKEEEVDIDVDDPEVSRFQYPFHELMVWAVLLKRQKMALFLWQRGEEAMAKALVACKLYKAMAHESSQSELVDDIYQDLENNSREFGQLAYELLDQSYKHDEQVAMKLLTYELKNWSNSTCLKLAVAAKHRDFIAHTCSQMLLTDMWMGCLRMGKSNSLKVILGIVFPPAILLMDFRLGEEASFHTTKENEDGKSKDDDNKSSKDAVSNVDATSKKGDEEENQKKHRRRVPIGRQIYEFYNAPFTKFWFNTISYLVYLMLYNYIILVKMERWPSLQEWIVISYIITLGLEKVRQILMSEPGKLKQKINVWLEDYWNITDLAAISVFLLGLLLRLQNEPYMGYGRVIYCVDIIFWYIRVLDIFGVNKYLGPYVMMIGKMMIDMLYFVVIMLVVLMSFGVARQAILHPDEKPTWRLARNIFYMPYWMIYGEVFADSIDLYAMEINPPCGDNLYDEDGKKLPPCIPGAWLTPAIMACYLLVANILLVNLLIAVFNNTFFEVKSISNQVWKFQRYQLIMTFHDRPILPPPLIVFPHIYIILKRLCCHCRRRPEGEHDDRERRLQLVLSPDELKSLHEFEEQCVEEYFREKDDEKQSSNNERIRVTCERVENMFMRLEEVNEREHSMKASLQTVDLRLAQLEEFSGRMMNALEKLAGVDRADLVRSRSRGSSVCEPAALLRHGSINSADGYSLYRYQLEHDDRVSVSGDTEANDKKVQLSPERQRGDAAGEVKEFGSTLEVKGPRDRTQSLSNVDILISPCDPDLQTTHTRPASPQMDLTDADVKKPPEKSRLEAVASFPLETSKVTEYLSSATLSVTASSSRKSISSIVYSPAHQVQDAAVSLTPHRASTMTEERGGGTETKQKVEPPGSSDGEQGGEPSVGNLGKGEGEESSELLLVGEDRMYPTLRSKSLNVNPRKTRKKEGEETPRSASSVRDLVSAFSGGAGDTRPDPGPDPGPDPGPSPGSGL, via the exons ATGGACAGAGGACGGAGAGGAACGAATGGATCCTTCAAACGATCGTCCATCAAACGCAGCGCGTCGTCCGGATCACAGAAG gttCACAGAGTTTGGATCGAGAGGACGTTCCAGAAAAGAGAATGTATCCAGATCATTCCCAGCAAAGACGCCAGCAG GTGCAGCTGTGGTCAGCTGGTGACTCAGCACACTGCCATCCTCCCGGGGGCCAAAGAGGAGGGGGCCCCACTGGTTCAGCTGGAGGTCCAAACTGCAGAGAGATGGAGTCCCCTCAAACACACCCAGACCTCCCCCACTGATTCCTATGGAGTCATTGAGTTCCAGGGAGGAGGACATGTCAATAAGGCCATG tACATCAGGGTCTCCTATGACTCTAAACCGGACTCCCTGCTCCACCTGATGGTGAAGGACTGGCAGCTGGAGCTCCCTACCTTGCTCATCTCTGTCCACGGAGGCCTTCAGAACTTTGACCTTCCGCCCAAACTCAAGCAGGTTTTTGGGAAGGGACTGATCAAAGCCGCTGTGACCACCGGAGCTTGGATCTTCACCGGAGGAGTCAGCACAG gagtgATCCGCCATGTTGGAGACGCTCTCAAAGATCATTCGTCCAAGTCCAGAGGGAAAGTCTATGCTATCGGCATCGCACCGTGGGGGATCATCGAAAACAAAGAAGACCTGATAGGGAGAGAC GTGACTCGGTCGTATCAGACCATGTCCAACCCGCTCAGCAAACTGTCGGTCCTGAACGGCAGCCACTCACACTTCATCCTGTCCGACAACGGGACCACCGGGAAGTATGGCGCCGAGGTCCGTCTCCGCCGCCAGCTGGAGAAACACATTGCTCTGCAGAAGATCAACACAC GTCTGGGTCAGGGGGTCCCGGTGGTGTGTCTGATACTTGAGGGGGGTCCTAACGTCATCTCCATCGTGCTGGAGAGTCTGAAGGAGGATCCTCCTGTCCCTGTTGTGATCTGTGACGGCAGCGGTCGAGCCTCTGACATCATTTCCTTTGCTCACAGATATTGTGAGGAGGACGG GCTGGTGAGTGACAGCGTCAAAGATCAGCTGCTGGTCACCATCCAGAAAACCTTCAACTACAGCCGCAGCCAGGCGCAGCAGATCTTCCTCATGGTGATGGAGTGCATGAAGAAGAGAGCTCTG atcacAGTATTCAGGATGGGCTCAGAGGGTCAACAGGACATTGAGATGTCGATCCTCACAGCTCTTCTCAAAG GTACCAATGCATCAGCGTCAGATCAGCTGAGTTTGGCTTTGGCCTGGAACAGAGTGGACATCGCTCGTAGTCAGATCTTTGTGTACGGACACCACTGGCCTGTGAGTCCACTTGTCTGTCTGACCGGTCTGTCCACCATTcttttcacctgtctgtcctcagacCTTTCcacttgtctgtctgtgtttgtatttgtatttgttgcggtatacagttttttttcccttgcTTTGTGTGATTCTCTGAGTTTGTTGAGGTTTTTCTTGTCGTCTGTGCAGCCTGTGAGAGTCGGAGATCGACCTAAGAGCCCTGTGGcccagagaggagggggaggggcaggagggggagggggaggaaaagGTAAAGCCAGAGCGAAAaagggaaaaggaggaaaaactaAAGTTGAACCTCCTGAAGAGACCGACCCAAGAAAACTGGAGCTGCTGAGCTGG GTGAACTCTCTGGAACAGGCCATGATGGACGCTCTAGTTCTGGACAGAGTCGACTTTGTGAAGCTGTTGATTGAAAACGGTGTGAACATCCATCACTTCCTGACCATCCCTCGACTGGAGGAGCTGTACAACACG aagTTGGGTCCTGCCAACACGCTGCACTTTGTGGTCCGAGATGTGAAAAAG GGGAACCTCCCTCCAGATTACCAGATCACGCTGATTGACATCGGTCTGGTGCTGGAGTTTCTGATGGGTGGAGCATATCGCTGTAAATACACCAGGAAGAGCTTCAGGACGCTGTACAACAACCTGTATGGTCTGAAAAGA ccaAAAGCTCTGAAACTTCTTGGGATGGAG GACGATGAGCCTCGTTCGaagggaaaaggaaagaagaataagaagaaggaggaggaggtggacatAGACGTTGATGACCCTGAGGTCAGCAGGTTTCAGTACCCTTTCCATGAGCTGATGGTGTGGGCAGTGCTGTTGAAGCGCCAGAAGATGGCGCTGTTCCTGTGGCAGCGGGGGGAGGAGGCCATGGCCAAAGCTTTGGTGGCCTGTAAACTCTACAAGGCAATGGCCCATGAGTCGTCTCAGAGCGAGCTGGTGGACGACATCTACCAGGACCTGGAGAACAACTCCAG gGAGTTTGGTCAGCTAGCCTACGAGCTCCTGGATCAGTCATACAAACACGATGAGCAGGTCGCCATGAAGCTGCTGACGTACGAACTGAAAAACTGGAGTAACTCCACCTGTCTGAAGTTAGCTGTTGCTGCCAAACACAGAGACTTCATCGCTCACACCTGCAGCCAGATGTTGCTGACGGACATGTGGATGGGCTGTTTAAGGATGGGCAAGAGCAACAGCCTCAAG GTGATTTTAGGGATCGTTTTCCCTCCTGCCATCCTCCTCATGGACTTTCGTCTTGGAGAGGAAGCTTCATTTCATACGACCAAAGAAAATGAGGACGGCAAAAGTAAAGATGACGACAACAAATCCAGCAAG GATGCCGTCTCTAATGTTGACGCTACATCAAAGAAAGGAGACGAAGAAGAAAACCAGAAGAAACATCGCAGGAGGGTTCCCATCGGGAGGCAGATCTACGAGTTCTACAACGCTCCCTTCACCAAGTTCTGGTTCAACACG ATCTCGTACCTGGTCTACCTGATGTTGTACAACTACATCATCCTGGTGAAGATGGAGCGATGGCCCTCTCTGCAGGAGTGGATCGTCATCTCTTACATCATCACTCTGGGGCTGGAGAAAGTCAGACAG ATCCTGATGTCGGAGCCGGGGAAGCTGAAGCAGAAGATCAACGTGTGGTTGGAGGATTACTGGAACATCACCGACCTGGCGGCCATCTCCGTCTTCCTGCTGGGTTTACTGCTGCGGCTGCAGAATGAGCCCTACATGGGCTACGGACGCGTCATCTACTGCGTCGACATCATCTTCTGGTACATCCGAGTCCTGGACATCTTTGGAGTCAACAAGTACCTGGGACCCTACGTCATGATGATCGGGAAGATG ATGATTGACATGCTGTACTTCGTGGTCATCATGCTCGTGGTGTTGATGAGCTTCGGCGTCGCTCGACAAGCGATCCTCCATCCAGACGAGAAGCCCACGTGGCGTCTGGCTCGCAACATCTTCTACATGCCGTACTGGATGATCTACGGAGAGGTGTTTGCCGACTCCATAGACC TTTATGCGATGGAAATCAATC CTCCGTGTGGAGACAACTTGTATGATGAAGACGGGAAGAAGCTTCCTCCCTGTATCCCCGGAGCCTGGCTCACTCCCGCCATCATGGCCTGCTACCTGCTGGTCGCCAACATCCTGCTGGTCAACCTGCTCATCGCCGTCTTCAA TAACACCTTCTTCGAGGTGAAGTCCATCTCCAACCAGGTGTGGAAGTTCCAGCGATATCAGCTGATCATGACCTTCCACGACCGTCCCATCCTGCCGCCCCCGCTCATCGTCTTCCCCCACATCTACATCATCCTGAAGAGGCTGTGCTGCCACTGCCGCCGCCGGCCGGAGGGAGAGCACGACGACCGCGAGAGACGACTCC AGCTGGTGTTGAGTCCAGACGAGTTAAAGTCTCTTCACGAGTTCGAGGAACAGTGTGTTGAGGAatatttcagagagaaagacgaCGAGAAACAATCGTCCAACAACGAACGaatcagagtcacatgtgagag GGTGGAGAACATGTTCATGCGCCTGGAGGAGGTGAACGAGCGCGAGCACTCGATGAAGGCGTCCCTGCAGACGGTCGACCTCCGCCTGGCTCAGCTGGAGGAGTTCTCTGGTCGGATGATGAACGCTCTGGAGAAGCTGGCCGGCGTCGACCGAGCCGACCTTGTCCGGTCGCGCTCCAGAGGATCATCGGTGTGTGAACCGGCCGCTCTGCTGCGACACGGCAGCATTAACAGTGCCGACGGATACAGTCTGTACCGATACCAGCTGGAGCATGACGACAGGGTCTCTGTGTCCGGAGACACAGAGGCGAATGACAAGAAGGTCCAGTTGAGTCCAGAGAGACAACGAGGAGACGCAGCAG gTGAGGTGAAGGAGTTTGGTTCGACCCTGGAGGTGAAAGGACCGAGGGACAGGACTCAGTCTTTGTCCAACGTTGACATCTTGATCTCCCCTTGCGACCCGGACCTCCAAACAACCCACACCCGACCTGCTTCCCCTCAGATGGACCTAACAGACGCTGATGTGAAGAAACCGCCCGAGAAAAGCCGACTGGAGGCGGTGGCATCGTTCCCTCTGGAGACGTCAAAGGTCACAGAATATTTATCCTCTGCGACCCTCAGCGTCACCGCCTCCTCCAGCAGGAAGTCAATCAGCAGCATCGTCTACAGCCCGGCCCACCAGGTTCAGGACGCAGCCGTCAGTTTGACACCCCACAGAGCATCCACCATGACGGAGGAAAGGGGCGGAGGAACTGAGACCAAACAAAAAGTGGAGCCTCCTGGGTCGTCCGATGGGGAGCAGGGGGGTGAGCCGTCGGTTGGTAACCTGGGtaaaggagagggggaggagtcatcggagctgctgctggtgggggAGGACAGGATGTACCCGACACTTCGCTCCAAGAGTCTCAACGTCAACCCGAGGAAGACGAGGAAGAAGGAGGGCGAGGAGACGCCGCGCTCAGCTAGCAGCGTCCGGGACCTGGTGTCAGCGTTCAGTGGGGGGGCAGGGGACACCAGACCAGATCCAGGTCCAGATCCAGGTCCAGATCCAGGTCCAAGTCCAGGTTCAGGTCTTTGA
- the LOC109644948 gene encoding transient receptor potential cation channel subfamily M member 1 isoform X2: MDRGRRGTNGSFKRSSIKRSASSGSQKVHRVWIERTFQKRECIQIIPSKDASRCSCGQLVTQHTAILPGAKEEGAPLVQLEVQTAERWSPLKHTQTSPTDSYGVIEFQGGGHVNKAMYIRVSYDSKPDSLLHLMVKDWQLELPTLLISVHGGLQNFDLPPKLKQVFGKGLIKAAVTTGAWIFTGGVSTGVIRHVGDALKDHSSKSRGKVYAIGIAPWGIIENKEDLIGRDVTRSYQTMSNPLSKLSVLNGSHSHFILSDNGTTGKYGAEVRLRRQLEKHIALQKINTRLGQGVPVVCLILEGGPNVISIVLESLKEDPPVPVVICDGSGRASDIISFAHRYCEEDGLVSDSVKDQLLVTIQKTFNYSRSQAQQIFLMVMECMKKRALITVFRMGSEGQQDIEMSILTALLKGTNASASDQLSLALAWNRVDIARSQIFVYGHHWPPVRVGDRPKSPVAQRGGGGAGGGGGGKGKARAKKGKGGKTKVEPPEETDPRKLELLSWVNSLEQAMMDALVLDRVDFVKLLIENGVNIHHFLTIPRLEELYNTKLGPANTLHFVVRDVKKGNLPPDYQITLIDIGLVLEFLMGGAYRCKYTRKSFRTLYNNLYGLKRPKALKLLGMEDDEPRSKGKGKKNKKKEEEVDIDVDDPEVSRFQYPFHELMVWAVLLKRQKMALFLWQRGEEAMAKALVACKLYKAMAHESSQSELVDDIYQDLENNSREFGQLAYELLDQSYKHDEQVAMKLLTYELKNWSNSTCLKLAVAAKHRDFIAHTCSQMLLTDMWMGCLRMGKSNSLKVILGIVFPPAILLMDFRLGEEASFHTTKENEDGKSKDDDNKSSKDAVSNVDATSKKGDEEENQKKHRRRVPIGRQIYEFYNAPFTKFWFNTISYLVYLMLYNYIILVKMERWPSLQEWIVISYIITLGLEKVRQILMSEPGKLKQKINVWLEDYWNITDLAAISVFLLGLLLRLQNEPYMGYGRVIYCVDIIFWYIRVLDIFGVNKYLGPYVMMIGKMMIDMLYFVVIMLVVLMSFGVARQAILHPDEKPTWRLARNIFYMPYWMIYGEVFADSIDLYAMEINPPCGDNLYDEDGKKLPPCIPGAWLTPAIMACYLLVANILLVNLLIAVFNNTFFEVKSISNQVWKFQRYQLIMTFHDRPILPPPLIVFPHIYIILKRLCCHCRRRPEGEHDDRERRLQLVLSPDELKSLHEFEEQCVEEYFREKDDEKQSSNNERIRVTCERVENMFMRLEEVNEREHSMKASLQTVDLRLAQLEEFSGRMMNALEKLAGVDRADLVRSRSRGSSVCEPAALLRHGSINSADGYSLYRYQLEHDDRVSVSGDTEANDKKVQLSPERQRGDAAGEVKEFGSTLEVKGPRDRTQSLSNVDILISPCDPDLQTTHTRPASPQMDLTDADVKKPPEKSRLEAVASFPLETSKVTEYLSSATLSVTASSSRKSISSIVYSPAHQVQDAAVSLTPHRASTMTEERGGGTETKQKVEPPGSSDGEQGGEPSVGNLGKGEGEESSELLLVGEDRMYPTLRSKSLNVNPRKTRKKEGEETPRSASSVRDLVSAFSGGAGDTRPDPGPDPGPDPGPSPGSGL; encoded by the exons ATGGACAGAGGACGGAGAGGAACGAATGGATCCTTCAAACGATCGTCCATCAAACGCAGCGCGTCGTCCGGATCACAGAAG gttCACAGAGTTTGGATCGAGAGGACGTTCCAGAAAAGAGAATGTATCCAGATCATTCCCAGCAAAGACGCCAGCAG GTGCAGCTGTGGTCAGCTGGTGACTCAGCACACTGCCATCCTCCCGGGGGCCAAAGAGGAGGGGGCCCCACTGGTTCAGCTGGAGGTCCAAACTGCAGAGAGATGGAGTCCCCTCAAACACACCCAGACCTCCCCCACTGATTCCTATGGAGTCATTGAGTTCCAGGGAGGAGGACATGTCAATAAGGCCATG tACATCAGGGTCTCCTATGACTCTAAACCGGACTCCCTGCTCCACCTGATGGTGAAGGACTGGCAGCTGGAGCTCCCTACCTTGCTCATCTCTGTCCACGGAGGCCTTCAGAACTTTGACCTTCCGCCCAAACTCAAGCAGGTTTTTGGGAAGGGACTGATCAAAGCCGCTGTGACCACCGGAGCTTGGATCTTCACCGGAGGAGTCAGCACAG gagtgATCCGCCATGTTGGAGACGCTCTCAAAGATCATTCGTCCAAGTCCAGAGGGAAAGTCTATGCTATCGGCATCGCACCGTGGGGGATCATCGAAAACAAAGAAGACCTGATAGGGAGAGAC GTGACTCGGTCGTATCAGACCATGTCCAACCCGCTCAGCAAACTGTCGGTCCTGAACGGCAGCCACTCACACTTCATCCTGTCCGACAACGGGACCACCGGGAAGTATGGCGCCGAGGTCCGTCTCCGCCGCCAGCTGGAGAAACACATTGCTCTGCAGAAGATCAACACAC GTCTGGGTCAGGGGGTCCCGGTGGTGTGTCTGATACTTGAGGGGGGTCCTAACGTCATCTCCATCGTGCTGGAGAGTCTGAAGGAGGATCCTCCTGTCCCTGTTGTGATCTGTGACGGCAGCGGTCGAGCCTCTGACATCATTTCCTTTGCTCACAGATATTGTGAGGAGGACGG GCTGGTGAGTGACAGCGTCAAAGATCAGCTGCTGGTCACCATCCAGAAAACCTTCAACTACAGCCGCAGCCAGGCGCAGCAGATCTTCCTCATGGTGATGGAGTGCATGAAGAAGAGAGCTCTG atcacAGTATTCAGGATGGGCTCAGAGGGTCAACAGGACATTGAGATGTCGATCCTCACAGCTCTTCTCAAAG GTACCAATGCATCAGCGTCAGATCAGCTGAGTTTGGCTTTGGCCTGGAACAGAGTGGACATCGCTCGTAGTCAGATCTTTGTGTACGGACACCACTGGCCT CCTGTGAGAGTCGGAGATCGACCTAAGAGCCCTGTGGcccagagaggagggggaggggcaggagggggagggggaggaaaagGTAAAGCCAGAGCGAAAaagggaaaaggaggaaaaactaAAGTTGAACCTCCTGAAGAGACCGACCCAAGAAAACTGGAGCTGCTGAGCTGG GTGAACTCTCTGGAACAGGCCATGATGGACGCTCTAGTTCTGGACAGAGTCGACTTTGTGAAGCTGTTGATTGAAAACGGTGTGAACATCCATCACTTCCTGACCATCCCTCGACTGGAGGAGCTGTACAACACG aagTTGGGTCCTGCCAACACGCTGCACTTTGTGGTCCGAGATGTGAAAAAG GGGAACCTCCCTCCAGATTACCAGATCACGCTGATTGACATCGGTCTGGTGCTGGAGTTTCTGATGGGTGGAGCATATCGCTGTAAATACACCAGGAAGAGCTTCAGGACGCTGTACAACAACCTGTATGGTCTGAAAAGA ccaAAAGCTCTGAAACTTCTTGGGATGGAG GACGATGAGCCTCGTTCGaagggaaaaggaaagaagaataagaagaaggaggaggaggtggacatAGACGTTGATGACCCTGAGGTCAGCAGGTTTCAGTACCCTTTCCATGAGCTGATGGTGTGGGCAGTGCTGTTGAAGCGCCAGAAGATGGCGCTGTTCCTGTGGCAGCGGGGGGAGGAGGCCATGGCCAAAGCTTTGGTGGCCTGTAAACTCTACAAGGCAATGGCCCATGAGTCGTCTCAGAGCGAGCTGGTGGACGACATCTACCAGGACCTGGAGAACAACTCCAG gGAGTTTGGTCAGCTAGCCTACGAGCTCCTGGATCAGTCATACAAACACGATGAGCAGGTCGCCATGAAGCTGCTGACGTACGAACTGAAAAACTGGAGTAACTCCACCTGTCTGAAGTTAGCTGTTGCTGCCAAACACAGAGACTTCATCGCTCACACCTGCAGCCAGATGTTGCTGACGGACATGTGGATGGGCTGTTTAAGGATGGGCAAGAGCAACAGCCTCAAG GTGATTTTAGGGATCGTTTTCCCTCCTGCCATCCTCCTCATGGACTTTCGTCTTGGAGAGGAAGCTTCATTTCATACGACCAAAGAAAATGAGGACGGCAAAAGTAAAGATGACGACAACAAATCCAGCAAG GATGCCGTCTCTAATGTTGACGCTACATCAAAGAAAGGAGACGAAGAAGAAAACCAGAAGAAACATCGCAGGAGGGTTCCCATCGGGAGGCAGATCTACGAGTTCTACAACGCTCCCTTCACCAAGTTCTGGTTCAACACG ATCTCGTACCTGGTCTACCTGATGTTGTACAACTACATCATCCTGGTGAAGATGGAGCGATGGCCCTCTCTGCAGGAGTGGATCGTCATCTCTTACATCATCACTCTGGGGCTGGAGAAAGTCAGACAG ATCCTGATGTCGGAGCCGGGGAAGCTGAAGCAGAAGATCAACGTGTGGTTGGAGGATTACTGGAACATCACCGACCTGGCGGCCATCTCCGTCTTCCTGCTGGGTTTACTGCTGCGGCTGCAGAATGAGCCCTACATGGGCTACGGACGCGTCATCTACTGCGTCGACATCATCTTCTGGTACATCCGAGTCCTGGACATCTTTGGAGTCAACAAGTACCTGGGACCCTACGTCATGATGATCGGGAAGATG ATGATTGACATGCTGTACTTCGTGGTCATCATGCTCGTGGTGTTGATGAGCTTCGGCGTCGCTCGACAAGCGATCCTCCATCCAGACGAGAAGCCCACGTGGCGTCTGGCTCGCAACATCTTCTACATGCCGTACTGGATGATCTACGGAGAGGTGTTTGCCGACTCCATAGACC TTTATGCGATGGAAATCAATC CTCCGTGTGGAGACAACTTGTATGATGAAGACGGGAAGAAGCTTCCTCCCTGTATCCCCGGAGCCTGGCTCACTCCCGCCATCATGGCCTGCTACCTGCTGGTCGCCAACATCCTGCTGGTCAACCTGCTCATCGCCGTCTTCAA TAACACCTTCTTCGAGGTGAAGTCCATCTCCAACCAGGTGTGGAAGTTCCAGCGATATCAGCTGATCATGACCTTCCACGACCGTCCCATCCTGCCGCCCCCGCTCATCGTCTTCCCCCACATCTACATCATCCTGAAGAGGCTGTGCTGCCACTGCCGCCGCCGGCCGGAGGGAGAGCACGACGACCGCGAGAGACGACTCC AGCTGGTGTTGAGTCCAGACGAGTTAAAGTCTCTTCACGAGTTCGAGGAACAGTGTGTTGAGGAatatttcagagagaaagacgaCGAGAAACAATCGTCCAACAACGAACGaatcagagtcacatgtgagag GGTGGAGAACATGTTCATGCGCCTGGAGGAGGTGAACGAGCGCGAGCACTCGATGAAGGCGTCCCTGCAGACGGTCGACCTCCGCCTGGCTCAGCTGGAGGAGTTCTCTGGTCGGATGATGAACGCTCTGGAGAAGCTGGCCGGCGTCGACCGAGCCGACCTTGTCCGGTCGCGCTCCAGAGGATCATCGGTGTGTGAACCGGCCGCTCTGCTGCGACACGGCAGCATTAACAGTGCCGACGGATACAGTCTGTACCGATACCAGCTGGAGCATGACGACAGGGTCTCTGTGTCCGGAGACACAGAGGCGAATGACAAGAAGGTCCAGTTGAGTCCAGAGAGACAACGAGGAGACGCAGCAG gTGAGGTGAAGGAGTTTGGTTCGACCCTGGAGGTGAAAGGACCGAGGGACAGGACTCAGTCTTTGTCCAACGTTGACATCTTGATCTCCCCTTGCGACCCGGACCTCCAAACAACCCACACCCGACCTGCTTCCCCTCAGATGGACCTAACAGACGCTGATGTGAAGAAACCGCCCGAGAAAAGCCGACTGGAGGCGGTGGCATCGTTCCCTCTGGAGACGTCAAAGGTCACAGAATATTTATCCTCTGCGACCCTCAGCGTCACCGCCTCCTCCAGCAGGAAGTCAATCAGCAGCATCGTCTACAGCCCGGCCCACCAGGTTCAGGACGCAGCCGTCAGTTTGACACCCCACAGAGCATCCACCATGACGGAGGAAAGGGGCGGAGGAACTGAGACCAAACAAAAAGTGGAGCCTCCTGGGTCGTCCGATGGGGAGCAGGGGGGTGAGCCGTCGGTTGGTAACCTGGGtaaaggagagggggaggagtcatcggagctgctgctggtgggggAGGACAGGATGTACCCGACACTTCGCTCCAAGAGTCTCAACGTCAACCCGAGGAAGACGAGGAAGAAGGAGGGCGAGGAGACGCCGCGCTCAGCTAGCAGCGTCCGGGACCTGGTGTCAGCGTTCAGTGGGGGGGCAGGGGACACCAGACCAGATCCAGGTCCAGATCCAGGTCCAGATCCAGGTCCAAGTCCAGGTTCAGGTCTTTGA